The following coding sequences lie in one Steroidobacter denitrificans genomic window:
- a CDS encoding helix-turn-helix transcriptional regulator, whose protein sequence is MPATENPNHSNLPGPAFYRLRDVLRITGLSRPTLYRRIAACRFPRPVHLGGRACGWAHAALQDWIADPEGYCAPGTQAAFWPSPTPCNRKRSR, encoded by the coding sequence ATGCCGGCTACCGAAAACCCCAACCACAGCAATCTGCCGGGACCGGCCTTCTACCGCCTTCGAGACGTGCTGAGAATCACGGGCCTGAGCCGCCCGACGTTGTATCGACGGATCGCAGCCTGCCGATTCCCTCGCCCCGTGCACCTGGGTGGCCGGGCCTGCGGATGGGCACATGCAGCATTGCAGGACTGGATTGCGGATCCGGAAGGCTACTGCGCCCCGGGTACTCAGGCGGCCTTTTGGCCTTCCCCCACGCCTTGCAACCGCAAGCGATCCAGGTGA
- a CDS encoding tyrosine-type recombinase/integrase, which produces MLTDTQVRGAKPSDRPQKLTDGRGLYLLVTPGGGRYWRYDYSFHGKRRTLALGVYPDVPLVRARERHHEARRLLAEGVDPAAAKQAVSQDFEAVARAWHDHWKAGRTEHYAQSVKTRLETDIFPQIGHRPIAGLSPADFRDAVRKIEKRGAFEIARRLLQNCGQIMRYAVANDLALRNPVAEVRPADILIPRKRRNHPRVTAKELPDLLHAIDSYVGGEHTRLALQLMALTFVRTSELIGTRWPEFDFKASQWDIPAERMKMKTPHVVALSTQSQAILKRLKEISFDRELVFPGDINPSKPMSTNTLLFALYRMGYRGRMTGHGFRGVASTILHEQGWPHEHIELQLAHQERNEVSAAYNHALYLEPRAKMMQAWADHLDRLRLQGVGEGQKAA; this is translated from the coding sequence ATGCTGACCGATACCCAGGTTCGCGGCGCGAAGCCGTCCGACCGTCCGCAGAAGCTGACCGATGGCCGTGGGTTGTACCTGCTGGTGACGCCGGGCGGCGGCCGGTACTGGCGCTACGACTACAGTTTCCACGGGAAGCGCCGGACGCTGGCTCTGGGCGTATACCCCGACGTGCCGCTGGTCCGGGCCAGGGAGCGGCACCACGAGGCCAGGCGGCTGCTGGCGGAGGGGGTGGACCCTGCCGCAGCGAAGCAGGCTGTCAGCCAGGATTTCGAGGCTGTGGCCCGCGCGTGGCACGACCACTGGAAGGCCGGACGCACCGAGCACTACGCGCAGTCCGTCAAGACACGTCTGGAGACGGACATCTTTCCGCAGATCGGCCACCGGCCGATTGCCGGGCTTTCGCCAGCGGACTTCCGCGATGCCGTGCGCAAGATCGAGAAACGCGGCGCATTCGAGATTGCGCGGCGGCTGTTGCAGAACTGCGGGCAGATCATGCGCTATGCGGTGGCAAACGACCTCGCGCTGCGCAACCCGGTGGCGGAGGTGCGGCCTGCCGACATCCTGATCCCGCGCAAGCGGCGCAACCACCCGCGCGTCACGGCGAAGGAGCTGCCGGACCTGCTGCACGCCATCGACAGCTACGTGGGCGGCGAGCACACACGGTTGGCCCTGCAGCTGATGGCGCTGACTTTCGTGCGCACTTCCGAACTGATCGGCACCCGCTGGCCGGAGTTCGATTTCAAAGCGTCTCAGTGGGACATTCCGGCAGAACGCATGAAGATGAAGACGCCGCATGTCGTGGCGTTGAGCACGCAGTCTCAGGCGATCTTGAAACGTCTCAAGGAGATTTCCTTTGACCGCGAGCTGGTGTTTCCCGGTGACATCAATCCCAGCAAACCGATGAGCACCAACACGCTGCTGTTCGCCCTGTACCGCATGGGCTATCGGGGACGGATGACCGGGCATGGCTTCCGGGGAGTGGCGTCCACCATCCTGCACGAACAGGGCTGGCCGCACGAGCACATCGAATTGCAACTTGCCCACCAGGAGCGCAATGAAGTCAGTGCAGCCTACAACCATGCCCTGTATCTGGAGCCGCGTGCAAAGATGATGCAGGCGTGGGCCGATCACCTGGATCGCTTGCGGTTGCAAGGCGTGGGGGAAGGCCAAAAGGCCGCCTGA